The Neodiprion virginianus isolate iyNeoVirg1 chromosome 5, iyNeoVirg1.1, whole genome shotgun sequence genome contains a region encoding:
- the LOC124305271 gene encoding uncharacterized protein LOC124305271 isoform X9, protein MGRLAAGGSALQTLHKVSSKAREQNYFLGGLSHDWVNYYEQRIESDRSCLNEWHTMDNLESRRPPSPDSERSKPREREETERVIRSTLKEIMMSVDLDEVTSKYIRGRLEEDLDMDLGEFKPFIDQEMLTILGQMDAPTEIFEHVYLGSEWNASNLEELQKNGVRHILNVTREIDNFFPGMFNYLNVRVYDDEKTDLLKHWDDTFKYITKAKKEGSKVLVHCKMGVSRSASVVIAYAMKAYNWDYSQALKHVKDKRSCIKPNSSFVSQLETYQGILDAMKNKEKLQRSKSDTNLKSPTMVKDQVKKEEKVDSVDTDNLLQAPGTELKRNGQRPKSWSPDAEVAENMLPAVSLSQSLERLDNTGSSEITREDLLRGTNTSKSAEDQEARNVLMPCDNGQSYSVSQNKIVHLPGPDTPSVKHRVNELETQGQRRKGLVLNLTNQFEAATSKPSSPGSDSDVKPLSQSPPPPSCIGEANEKQENPDTEEAWDPSDKQSDKESLVSTQTTHPTGTTPSAINNSECLVWTASAEYKTNTDSNRDTSSNGVVTISESECIAGQPTAVYPNLISRRSRKDGDPFSTQLDRVFDREERRGEPARDSPSRQSSWSSYDSAVIMDNNSVHSSWATLPSRNSSWGSYDMRPSDPLGSSGLFPYDKEEIPWHPGTVKRTKQKLEESTSTVNKRVCTQDSDPDDKSERLTAGDEDAPVEAYNPVLLHYTASPTPRRRDSPPTHESSPKIGTVRESASSAGGIDIKPGVTSVRALGRLSTSAPAPSSLSSESDLPSPLRSCRSESETNSPCVVNTSQCPSVMHHKMVLESLSNKSMFNKRCLSVDDSPEFECPRSSSGIVKNLKKEFEAKSTKPEKSPENNEPVEVLPNTRQKKDNKIRSLPSSPVIAHNDSKIRCASVNGSKDKDKDAKKQDVESPQPETAEDLSVKVLVGKYEFAKPEPRRTSEIQLRVHKDKDKDKDKDSMEVHPPAKSRIAPELSRRSAPIMINHSPLFPEAPEAPGRPPSVPSPSVVVASVVAKAASKKQQQHGRSHPLAMLRVRPRHSSPVYNTM, encoded by the exons ATGGGACGACTGGCTGCAGGCGG GTCAGCTTTGCAAACGCTTCACAAGGTGTCCAGCAAAGCTCGAGAGCAGAACTATTTTCTCGGGGGTTTGTCCCATGACTGGGTCAATTACTATGAGCAACGGATCGAGAGTGACCGCTCGTGCCTCAACGAGTGGCACACAATGGATAATCTTGAATCCCGCAGGCCGCCGTCTCCGGACAGTGAGCGCAGCAA aCCCAGGGAAAGAGAGGAAACTGAGCGTGTTATCAGATCAACTTTGAAAGAGATCATGATGTCCGTTGATCTCGACGAGGTAACCTCAAAGTACATCAGAGGTCGTCTCGAGGAAGACCTCGACATGGATCTCGGAGAATTCAAACCATTCATTGATCAAGAAATGCTAACTATATTGGGGCAGATGGATGCGCCAACTGAGATATTCGAGCACGTTTACCTCGGCAGCGAATGGAATGCCAGCAATTTAGAAGAGCTGCAAAAAAATGG agTGAGGCACATCTTGAACGTTACAAGAGaaatcgacaattttttcccaGGGATGTTCAATTACTTGAATGTCCGCGTTTacgatgatgaaaaaacgGATTTGCTCAAACATTGGGATGACACGTTTAAATATATAACGAAGGCGAAGAAGGAGGGTTCAAAAGTGCTGGTTCATTGTAAAATGGGAGTTTCCAGGTCGGCTTCGGTTGTGATTGCCTACGCTATGAAGGCCTACAACTGGGACTACTCGCAAGCCCTGAAACACGTAAAAGATAAACGAAGCTGCATAAAGCCAAACAGTAGTTTCGTATCGCAACTCGAAACGTATCAGGGCATTTTAGATGCCATGAAGAACAAGGAGAAATTACAAAGGTCCAAATCTGACACGAATTTAAAGTCACCGACGATGGTCAAAGACCAAGttaagaaggaagaaaaagttgACAGTGTTGATACCGATAATCTACTCCAAGCACCTGGTACCGAATTAAAACGTAACGGTCAGAGGCCGAAAAGCTGGTCACCGGATGCAGAAGTTGCGGAAAATATGCTCCCTGCCG TGTCTTTATCGCAGTCGCTTGAGAGGCTGGATAATACCGGTAGTTCGGAAATAACGCGAGAGGATTTGCTGCGCGGTACGAATACGAGTAAAAGCGCGGAAGACCAGGAGGCGAGGAACGTCCTTATGCCGTGCGACAACGGCCAATCGTACAGTGtttcacaaaataaaatagttCACCTACCCGGGCCAGACACACCGAGTGTTAAGCACAGAGTAAACGAGCTGGAAACTCAAGGACAGAGGAGAAAAGGACTGGTTTTGAACCTGACGAACCAGTTCGAGGCAGCAACCAGCAAACCTTCATCCCCTGGTTCGGATTCCGACGTTAAACCACTTTCTCAAAGCCCGCCTCCACCCTCTTGCATCGGCGAGGCGAATGAAAAGCAAGAAAACCCGGATACCGAAGAAGCGTGGGATCCGAGTGATAAGCAGAGTGATAAGGAGAGCCTAGTCTCGACACAAACGACTCATCCAACTGGAACAACACCGTCTGCAATTAACAATAGTGAATGTCTAGTCTGGACTGCATCGGCAGAATATAAAACTAACACCGATTCGAACAGGGATACTAGTTCTAACGGGGTAGTGACTATTAGTGAGAGTGAGTGTATCGCCGGCCAACCAACGGCCGTTTATCCAAATTTAATCAGTCGACGGTCAAGGAAGGACGGAGACCCGTTCAGCACGCAACTGGACAGGGTATTCGACAGGGAAGAAAGGCGGGGCGAACCGGCGAGGGATTCACCGAGTCGTCAGAGCTCCTGGAGCAGTTACGACAGTGCGGTCATAATGGACAACAATTCGGTACACAGTTCGTGGGCCACGTTGCCATCGAGAAACAGTTCGTGGGGGTCTTACGACATGCGACCTTCCGACCCGCTCGGATCTAGTGGTTTGTTTCCTTACGACAAGGAGGAAATACCGTGGCATCCTGGTACGGTCAAGAGAACGAAACAAAAACTTGAGGAAAGCACGAGCACCGTGAACAAAAGAGTCTGTACACAGGATTCGGACCCTGACGATAAGTCGGAGCGGCTCACGGCGGGTGATGAGGACGCTCCCGTCGAGGCCTACAACCCCGTTCTTCTTCATTATACAGCCTCGCCAACTCCCAGGCGGAGGGACTCGCCTCCCACGCATGAATCTAGTCCGAAAATTGGAACTGTCAGGGAGTCAGCAAGCTCTGCTGGAGGGATAGACATTAAACCTGGAGTGACGAGCGTTAGAGCGCTGGGAAGATTGTCGACAAGCGCACCAGCTCCCTCGTCATTGTCCTCGGAATCGGACCTGCCCTCGCCGCTGAGATCGTGCAGGTCTGAGAGCGAAACAAACTCACCGTGCGTTGTGAACACTTCGCAATGTCCCTCGGTGATGCATCACAAAATGGTTTTGGAAAGTTTGAGCAACAAATCAATGTTCAATAAGCGGTGTCTCTCCGTCGACGACTCACCCGAGTTCGAATGCCCCAGGAGTAGTTCTGGCATAGTGAAGAATCTTAAAAAAGAATTTGAGGCCAAGTCAACGAAGCCTGAAAAGAGCCCTGAGAATAACGAGCCTGTTGAAGTATTGCCTAATACTCGGCAAAAAAAGGATAACAAGATAAGGAGCTTGCCGTCGTCTCCCGTCATCGCTCATAACGATTCGAAGATCCGATGCGCGTCGGTAAACGGTTCTAAGGACAAGGACAAGGACGCGAAGAAGCAGGATGTCGAATCACCACAGCCGGAAACTGCCGAGGATTTATCCGTGAAAGTCCTGGTCGGAAAATACGAATTTGCCAAGCCAGAACCACGAAGAACCTCGGAGATACAACTAAGAGTTCACAAAGATAAGGATAAGGATAAGGATAAAGATTCAATGGAAGTTCACCCACCAGCCAAGTCTAGAATAGCTCCGGAATTGTCGAGGAGATCCGCGCCCATAATGATAAATCATTCGCCTCTATTTCCCGAGGCGCCAGAAGCGCCGGGAAGGCCGCCATCCGTTCCGTCACCCAGCGTCGTTGTCGCAAGCGTCGTTGCAAAGGCAGCAAGCAAAAAGCAGCAGCAACACGGCAGATCACATCCTTTGGCTATGCTCCGAGTTAGACCCAGGCACAGCAGTCCGGTTTACAACACTATGTAA